A stretch of DNA from Bacillus sp. 2205SS5-2:
TATAAGAGATTCTACATTATCTGAAAATGAGCCTAAACAAAAAAACAGCCCCTCATGAGCTGTTCCACCTTCCCCATTCATTAAAGCCGGTAATGATCAGCGCGCCAGTTCTGAACAGACTTTTTGATTTCATCTGGTGACAATTTTTCGATTAGCGCACGTTCCACCAACTTTGGATATTCTTCATCCGATGCAAATCGAAGTGCAATCACTTGTTTTAATGTGAGATTAGCGTCTAATAGTTCTCCTGTCATTCGATAGTAACGGAAATTTTCTTCCGTGCGAATCATGCGATCCTGAAGCTGGAGAGCATATAATCTTAGCTTTGCCCCAACAACAATAAGCGTGAAGACAATGAATAGAATCACAAGACTTAATAGCAATTCAGTGCCCATGGTTTGAACGAAGAAGATCACGGCTAAAAGGAGCGTGATGAGAGCAAGTAGCGAGATCACTCGATGAAAGACTGGGTCGATTTTTTTGTGGTTTTGGTAATTTTGTTTTTTCATAGTGTACCTCCTGCATGTGGTCACTTTATTATATACTATCTTTTTCTTTAAATAAGATTAAAAACAATGTTTTAAAAATTTTCAACCTTTTTCTACTTAAAAAGATCGGGTGAACTTTGACTGTTTTACCATACAAAATTAATTCATGTGTATGGTTAGGTCAGGTACTATTGAGAACCTCCGATATTAATAATGTTGAGGAAAAAAGGCCATCTTATAAAATCAGAAGGACCTTTTCTGTATCTAATCACATCATACCATTTATATCCAAAATATATAAGTCTATATTTTTTTGT
This window harbors:
- a CDS encoding DUF6526 family protein, whose amino-acid sequence is MKKQNYQNHKKIDPVFHRVISLLALITLLLAVIFFVQTMGTELLLSLVILFIVFTLIVVGAKLRLYALQLQDRMIRTEENFRYYRMTGELLDANLTLKQVIALRFASDEEYPKLVERALIEKLSPDEIKKSVQNWRADHYRL